Below is a genomic region from Trueperaceae bacterium.
ACCGGCTCGAGCGGGGCGTCGCCCGCCTCCGGCGCCCCCACCGCCATGAGGTTGTCGATCACCTGGCCGGCGCGGTCGCCGGCGACCTCCAACGCCTCGGGCAGCGTTCCCGCGTCGCCGCGCAAGCGGCCGGCGGCGCGCTCCGCCTCCAGCACCCGGACGGCCCGGCGGACGTCGACGAGCGGGTCCTTGAGGTCGTGCCCGAGCGCCTGGAAGAGGGTGTCCTTGAACGCCGCCCAGCGTTCGAGTTCGCGGGCCTGCAGGAACGCGCGGATGCGGAAGCGGTCGTAGCTCAGGTAGCCGACGCCCACGAGCCCCACGGCGAGGGGGAGGTTCAGGCGGGTGCTCACGAGGTGCGCGACGTCGCGCTGCCAGACCTCCGACGCGAGCAGGACGGCGGCGCCCGCCGCGGCGTACGTCGCGATCAGGTCGCGAGGGCGTTCGTACGCCAGCACGACCAGGACCGCGCCTGCCATGACGAAGATCAGGTACGTTCCGGTGTCCCGCTGGTTGATGACGGCGAGGGCGGCGGCGACGGCGACGAAGTTCACGACCGAGGCCAGCACGACGCGTCGGTGGAGGGCGGCGTCCTCCGGCCAGCGGCGGTGGACGGCCAGGTAGGCCAGCGCCAGGACGCTCGCGATCACGATCCAGGCGTGGACCGCCATCACGGCGTAGACGACGCCGTCGGCGCGCGCCCCGAGCGCGAGGATGCGCAGGTCCGCCCAGACGTACGCGGGGGCAAGCGCGAGGTTGACGCCCGCCACCGCCCCGAGGATCGTGCGGCGGAGCGGCAGGTTGGCCGCCCGGAAGGCGTCGGCGTCGGCGCGGGTGTACGGGGCGCGCAGCACGCCCGTAGCGTAACGCTACCGACATGTGCATGGTAGGCCCGGATGGGGCCGTTACGGACGACGAAACCGGGGTCGCGTGCAGCACCGACCGATCGACCCGCACGCCCCTCCGCGCGCCCCTCCGCGCACGCACCTGCACCCACCCCGGACGCGCGCGCACCCCGTCCGGACCCACCCGACCCCATCAGGCCCCGTTCGGCCCGCGCCCCGCAGCGCGGGGTACCGATGCACCGAGCGGCGGGGGGTGCGGTGCTGCAATGCCGGTGGGAGGTCCCCATGCCGACGCCACCGCGCTACGTTCGTTCGTTCTCCACCCTCGACGCCGCCGACGTCGCCCTCGTCGGCGGGAAGAACGCCTCCCTCGGGGAGATGCTGCAGCACCTCGCGGCGGAGGGGGTGGCGGTGCCCGACGGCTTCGCGACGACCGCGGACGCCTACCGCGACCTGCTCGCCGACGCCGACCTCACGCCGGTCCTCGAGCGCGAACTCGCGGCGCTGCACGACGGATCGAAGGCGCTGCATGAGGTCGGCGAAGCGATCCGGCGCGCCCTCCTCCACGCCGAGCTGCCCCTCGACGTGTCCGACGCGATCCTCACCGCGTACCGCGAGCTGGGGGAGGCGGCGGGGGAGACGCCGCTCCCCGTCGCGGTGCGCAGCAGCGCGACGGCGGAGGACCTGCCCGACGCCAGCTTCGCGGGGCAGCAGGAGACCTTCCTCAACGTGCGCGGCGACGCCGCGCTGCTCGACGCGGTGCGGCGCTGCATCGCGTCGCTGTTCACCGACCGGGCGATCCACTACCGCGAGGTCCAGGGGTTCGACCACCTCGAGGTGGCCCTTTCGGTCGGCGTGCAACGCATGGTGCGCAGCGACCGGGCGGGGTCCGGCACGATGTTTACGCTCGACACCGAGACCGGCTTCCCCGACGTCGTGATGATCGACGCCGCCTGGGGGCTCGGGGAGACCGTCGTGCAGGGCCTCGTCGACCCCGACGCGTACGAGGTGTTCAAGCCGTTCCTGGACGACCCGTCGAAGGTCCCGATCCTCGCGAAGCGGATCGGCGCGAAGGAACGCAAGATGATCTACCGCACCGGCGGAACGGCGCCCACGAAGGTGGTCGACACGACCGACGCGGAGCGCCGCACCGCGGTGCTGAACGACGACGAGATCCTCCGCCTCGCGCGGTGGGCGACGCGCGTCGAGGCGCACTACGGCCGCCCCATGGACCTCGAGTGGGCGAAGGACGGCGCCAGCGGCGAGCTGTTCATCCTGCAGGCGCGCCCCGAGACGGTGCAGTCGCGCCGCGGGGGGGCGGCGATGAAGACGTACCGGCTGCGCGAACCGGGCGGCGAACCGCTCACCTCCGGCCTGGCGATCGGGGACAGGGTCGCGACCGGCCCGGTCCAGGTGATCGAGCGGGCGGAGGACATCGACCGCTTCGAGGATGGCGCGATCCTCGTCACCGGCATGACCGACCCCGATTGGGTGCCGATCATGAAGCGCGCGTCGGCGATCGTGACCGACCACGGCGGCCGGACCTGCCACGCGGCGATCGTCAGCCGCGAGCTCGGCATCCCCGCGATCGCCGGGACGGGCGACGCGACGCACGCCCTGGAGGACGGCCGCACCGTGACGGTCTCCTGCGCGGAGGGTGAACGCGGGTACGTCTACGACGGCGCCATCGCGTTCGAGGCGGAGGACGTCGACCTCGACGCGTTGCCCGAGATCGCCACGCCGTTGCTGTTGAACGTCGCGGACCCCGCCGTCGCGATGCGCTGGTGGCGGCTGCCGGTACGGGGCGTCGGTCTGGCCCGCATGGAGTTCGTGATCAACGCCGAAATCGGCGTGCACCCGATGGCGCTCGTCCACTTCGACGACCTGCCCGAGGGCCCCGACAAGGACCGGATTCGGCGGCGCACCCGCGGGTACGACGCGAAACCCCGCTTCTTCGTCGAGACGCTCGCGCGGGGCCTCGCGAAGATCGCCGCGTCGCGGTGGCCCGACCCCGTCCTGGTGCGCACGAGCGACTTCAAGACGAACGAGTACGCCGACCTGCTCGGCGGGGCGGCGTTCGAGCCGGAGGAAGCGAACCCGATGATCGGCTTTCGGGGCGTCGCGCGCTACGCCAGCGAGGCGTACCGCGACGCGTTCGCACTGGAGTGCGAAGCGATCCGCGAGGTCCGCACCACCCTGGGCTTCGACAACGTCGTCGTGATGATCCCCTTCTGCCGGACGGTGGGGGAGGCCGACCGGGTCCTGGCGCGCATGGCGGAGCACGGCCTCCGGCGGGGCGAGGACGGCCTGGAGGTGTACGTCATGGCGGAGATCCCCGCCAACGTCTTCGAGGCCCGCGCCTTCGCCGAACGCTTCGACGGCTTCTCGATCGGCAGCAACGACCTGACGCAGTTGGTGTTGGGCGTCGACCGCGACAGCGACCTGCTGGCGGACGTCTTCGACGAACGCGACCCGGCGGTCGAGCGGGCGATCCGGACGCTGATCGACGAGGCGCACGCCGCCGGCGTGAAGGTCGGCCTCTGCGGGCAGGCGCCCAGCGACCACCCCGACTTCGCGACGTTCCTCGTCGACGCCGGCATCGACTCGATCTCGCTGAACCCCGACAGCGTCGTCGGGGTGCTCCGCCGCCTCGCGGGCGACGCCGCCCCGGAGCGCGGTACGGTGGCGTCGTGACGCACCACGCGAGCGACGCCCGCTACGACGTCCAGCCCTACCGACGGGTCGGGCGGAGCGGCCTGAAACTCCCGGCGGTCTCCCTCGGGTTGTGGCAGCGCTTCGGGGGTGCGGAGTCGTTCGCGTCCATCCGCGAGCGGATCCTGACCGCCTTCGACCTGGGCGTGACGCACGTCGACCTGGCGAACAACTACGGGCCGCCGCCCGGCTCGGCGGAAACGCGCTTCGGGGAGCTGCTGCGCAGCGACCTGGCGCCCTACCGCGACGAGCTCGTGATCAGCACGAAGGCCGGCTACCGCATGCAGCCGGGCCCGTACGGCGAGTGGGGCTCGCGCAAGACCCTCCTCGCCAGCCTCGACGCCAGCCTGCAGCGCATGGGTCTGGACTACGTCGACGTGTTCTACAGCCACCGCTTCGACCCCGACACGCCGCTCGAGGAGACGATGGGGGCGCTCGCAAGCGCCGTGCGGCAGGGCAAAGCCCTGTACGTCGGGGTGTCGTCGTACTCCGCAGCGAAGACCCGCGAGGCGGAGGCGATCCTCCGCTCGATGGGGGTCCCCCTGACGATTCACCAGCCGTCGTACTCGATGCTGAACCGCTGGGTCGAGGGGGACCTGCTCGACGTCGCCGACGACCTCGGGGTCGGCGTGATCGCCTTCTCGCCCCTCGCGCAGGGCCTGTTGACCGCCAAGTACCTCGCAGGGGTCCCCGACGACGCGCGCGCCCAGCAGGGCGGCAGCTTCCGACGCGAGTGGCTCGACCCGTCGGTGTTGGCGAAGGTGCGCGCCCTCGACGGCATCGCGCACGACCGCGGGCAGACCCTCGCGCAGATGGCGATCGCCTGGGTGCTGCGCGACCCGCGCGTGACGTCGGCCCTGGTGGGCGCGAGCCGCGTCGCGCAGATCCGCGACGACGTCGCGGCGGCGCAGAAGCTGGACTTCGCCGACGACGAACTTGCGGAGATCGACCGGCACGCGCACGGCATCGACGTCAACCTCTGGGCGGCGTCGAGCGACGCCGGCTGACGCCCGCTGGCGCCCACCGGCGCGCGGCGCCCGGTAGGCTGCCGCCATGACGCAGCCCCGCGGCCCCGTCGGCCGCTACCTTCGCCGGCACTACCGGCACTTCAACGCCGCCAGCCTCCTCGACGCGACCGACGCGTACGCCCGCCACCTCGACGGGGGCGGCGCGATGATGGTGACGCTCGCGGGCGCGATGAGCACCGCGGAGCTCGGGGCGTCCCTGGCGGAGATGATCCGCCGCGACAAGGTGCACGCCATCAGCACGACCGGAGCGAACCTCGAGGAGGACGTGTTCCTCCTGCTCGCCCGCTCGCACTACGAGCGCCTCCCCGACTACCGGGACCTCACCCCCGCCGACGAAGCGGCGCTGTTGGCGCGCGGCCGCAACCGCGTGACCGACGTCGCGATCCCCGAGGCGGAGGCGATGCGCCGGCTCGAGGGGGCGTTGCTGGACGCTTGGCGGGACCTGGAGGCGCGCGGGGAGCGCCGCTTCCCGCACGAGGTGCTCTACGACCTCCTGCGCTCGGGCGTCCTCGAGCCCGACCCCGCCGCCGACCCCGACGCGTCGTGGCTGCTCGCCGCCGCGGAGCGCGACCTGCCGATCGTCACCCCCGGCTGGGAGGACTCGACGACGGGGAACATATTCGCCGCGCACCTGATGGCGGGCGACGTACGCGACCCGCACCTCGTGCGCGGGGGGATCGAAGCGATGACGTACCTCGCCGACTGGTACCGCGCGACGGCGGCCCGGCGAGGGGTGGGCCTGTTCCAGATCGGGGGCGGCATCGCCGGCGACTTCCCGATCTGCGTCGTGCCGATGCTGCACCAGGACCTGGGGCTGGAGGACGTCCCGCCGTGGGCGTACTTCTGCCAGATCTCCGACGCGACGACCAGCTACGGCTCCTACTCCGGCGCCGTCCCGAACGAGAAGATCACGTGGGGCAAGGTGACGCCCGACACGCCCCGCTTCGTGATCGAGTCCGACGCGACGATCGTCGCGCCGCTCGTGTTCGGGACGTTGCTCGGGGCGTGAGGGCGCGTCAGGGGGCGTAGCGGACGGCGTCGATCCGCACCCGCCGGCGCGCGCCCCCGACGTCGGCGTCGACGACGTCGCCGGCCCGCGCCCCCAGCACCGCGGCGGCGAGCGGCGCGGTGAAGGCGATGCGGCCCTCGAGGGGATCCGCTTCGTCGACGCCGGTGATGCGGACGGTGAACGCCTCCCCGTCCTGCACCAGCGTCACGCTCGCCCCGACCCGCACGACGTCGTCGGGCGGGTCGGGGGGCCGAACCACGACCGCGCACGCGCGGCGCGCCTCGACCTCCGCCAGCTCCTCGCGCACGACCGCGAGACGCCGCGGGGCGTCGCCCGCGGCGTCGGCGAGGAGCGCCTCACGCTCCGCGCGGAGGGCCGCCGCCTCCGCCTCGAGGGCGGTGAGGCCGGCGGGCGTCACGAGGTTGTCGGCGTGCTCGGGGAGCGGCGGCCGGGCGGGCACCACCACCCGCTCCGGCGCGTCGTCCTTGACGAAGGCGCGGCTCACGCGTCGGTTCTACCGCGTCGCGGGGCGGCT
It encodes:
- a CDS encoding HAMP domain-containing sensor histidine kinase codes for the protein MLRAPYTRADADAFRAANLPLRRTILGAVAGVNLALAPAYVWADLRILALGARADGVVYAVMAVHAWIVIASVLALAYLAVHRRWPEDAALHRRVVLASVVNFVAVAAALAVINQRDTGTYLIFVMAGAVLVVLAYERPRDLIATYAAAGAAVLLASEVWQRDVAHLVSTRLNLPLAVGLVGVGYLSYDRFRIRAFLQARELERWAAFKDTLFQALGHDLKDPLVDVRRAVRVLEAERAAGRLRGDAGTLPEALEVAGDRAGQVIDNLMAVGAPEAGDAPLEPVSLHDEVRTATLRLRRRAAAKDVTLASDLPGDVLMTANPAMLQSVLQNLLGNAVKFSPVGGRVVLTADVAADRVTVHVDDAGDGPPDAVRAIVEADVRTPVATPSHGTAGEAGTGLGLLVVRTFLAHMGAQLTLEGRAGSGTRATFALPRYRPGRVAPSLRPRARGRA
- the ppsA gene encoding phosphoenolpyruvate synthase codes for the protein MPTPPRYVRSFSTLDAADVALVGGKNASLGEMLQHLAAEGVAVPDGFATTADAYRDLLADADLTPVLERELAALHDGSKALHEVGEAIRRALLHAELPLDVSDAILTAYRELGEAAGETPLPVAVRSSATAEDLPDASFAGQQETFLNVRGDAALLDAVRRCIASLFTDRAIHYREVQGFDHLEVALSVGVQRMVRSDRAGSGTMFTLDTETGFPDVVMIDAAWGLGETVVQGLVDPDAYEVFKPFLDDPSKVPILAKRIGAKERKMIYRTGGTAPTKVVDTTDAERRTAVLNDDEILRLARWATRVEAHYGRPMDLEWAKDGASGELFILQARPETVQSRRGGAAMKTYRLREPGGEPLTSGLAIGDRVATGPVQVIERAEDIDRFEDGAILVTGMTDPDWVPIMKRASAIVTDHGGRTCHAAIVSRELGIPAIAGTGDATHALEDGRTVTVSCAEGERGYVYDGAIAFEAEDVDLDALPEIATPLLLNVADPAVAMRWWRLPVRGVGLARMEFVINAEIGVHPMALVHFDDLPEGPDKDRIRRRTRGYDAKPRFFVETLARGLAKIAASRWPDPVLVRTSDFKTNEYADLLGGAAFEPEEANPMIGFRGVARYASEAYRDAFALECEAIREVRTTLGFDNVVVMIPFCRTVGEADRVLARMAEHGLRRGEDGLEVYVMAEIPANVFEARAFAERFDGFSIGSNDLTQLVLGVDRDSDLLADVFDERDPAVERAIRTLIDEAHAAGVKVGLCGQAPSDHPDFATFLVDAGIDSISLNPDSVVGVLRRLAGDAAPERGTVAS
- the mgrA gene encoding L-glyceraldehyde 3-phosphate reductase, whose amino-acid sequence is MTHHASDARYDVQPYRRVGRSGLKLPAVSLGLWQRFGGAESFASIRERILTAFDLGVTHVDLANNYGPPPGSAETRFGELLRSDLAPYRDELVISTKAGYRMQPGPYGEWGSRKTLLASLDASLQRMGLDYVDVFYSHRFDPDTPLEETMGALASAVRQGKALYVGVSSYSAAKTREAEAILRSMGVPLTIHQPSYSMLNRWVEGDLLDVADDLGVGVIAFSPLAQGLLTAKYLAGVPDDARAQQGGSFRREWLDPSVLAKVRALDGIAHDRGQTLAQMAIAWVLRDPRVTSALVGASRVAQIRDDVAAAQKLDFADDELAEIDRHAHGIDVNLWAASSDAG
- a CDS encoding deoxyhypusine synthase family protein — protein: MTQPRGPVGRYLRRHYRHFNAASLLDATDAYARHLDGGGAMMVTLAGAMSTAELGASLAEMIRRDKVHAISTTGANLEEDVFLLLARSHYERLPDYRDLTPADEAALLARGRNRVTDVAIPEAEAMRRLEGALLDAWRDLEARGERRFPHEVLYDLLRSGVLEPDPAADPDASWLLAAAERDLPIVTPGWEDSTTGNIFAAHLMAGDVRDPHLVRGGIEAMTYLADWYRATAARRGVGLFQIGGGIAGDFPICVVPMLHQDLGLEDVPPWAYFCQISDATTSYGSYSGAVPNEKITWGKVTPDTPRFVIESDATIVAPLVFGTLLGA
- a CDS encoding GreA/GreB family elongation factor, with protein sequence MSRAFVKDDAPERVVVPARPPLPEHADNLVTPAGLTALEAEAAALRAEREALLADAAGDAPRRLAVVREELAEVEARRACAVVVRPPDPPDDVVRVGASVTLVQDGEAFTVRITGVDEADPLEGRIAFTAPLAAAVLGARAGDVVDADVGGARRRVRIDAVRYAP